The following is a genomic window from Qingrenia yutianensis.
GCAAAAACAAGCGGTATCGGCATTGTTAACGTAAGAAATTCAAACCATTTCGGTATTGCCGGATATTATGCAAAAATGGCTTGCGATGCAGGACTTATCGGTTTTGCGGTTACAAACTCCGAGGCGATAATGGTTCCCACATTCTGCCGTATGGCAATGCTCGGAAGCAATCCTATCGCAATGAGTATGCCGGCAGAGCCGTATCCGTTCTTCTTTGACGCGTCCACAACGGTTGTTACGCGCGGAAAACTCGAAGTTTACAACAAAAACGGCAAGGCGCTCCCCGAGGGCTGGGCGCTCGACAAAAACGGCCACGGTTCAACGGACGCGGCGGACGTGCTTAAAAATATCGTTGCCAAAAACGGCGGCGGAATTATGCCTCTCGGCGGTGAAAAAGAGCAGACGGGAAGCCACAAAGGCTACGGCTACGGTATGCTTTGCGAAATTTTCAGCTCGATTTTGTCAATGGGCATAACGTCAAATCATACGCATATCGGCGGAAAAGGCGGTACCTGCCACGGTTTCGCGGCGATTGACCCTGCAATTTTCGGCGACGCAAACGCGATTAAAGAACATCTTTCAACGTTCCTCGAAGAACTTCGCAACGCTCCCAAAGCGGACGGCGCGGAAAAAATTTATACGCACGGCGAAAAAGAAATTCTCGCTTATGCCGACAGAATGAAAAACGGCATAGACGTTAACGTTAACACCGTTGCGGAAATGGTTGATTTCTGTAATTTCGTAGGTCTTTCGGTTGAAGAATACCTCGGTAAACTCGACCTCGACACCGCGAAAAAAGACAGTTCTTATAATTAAAAAAATTTTATAAAAATAAAACGGTACAAAAACGTACCGTTTTCGACAGTTTGAAAGCACATCATTTGATGTGCTTTTTTAAATCCGTTCACTCACTCTACTGCACAGCGTATTTTACCTTTTTATACGCCGACGGGGTACAGCCTTTATACTTTTTAAAAATTCTGTTAAAATACGAAACGGACGAAAAACCGACGTCCATAGAAATCTCCGAAATATTCCCCGCGCCCGAAATAAGCCGTTTTTCCGCCTTGCACACGCGCACAAAGTTTAAATATTCCGTAAACGTCGAATTTGTTGCCTTTTTAAAAAGACGGCAGAAATAATATCGGTTCAAATTCACCGTTTTGCTCAAATCGTCCAGCGAAATCTCTTCGCGGTAGTGCGTGTCGATATAGTTAAGAACGGGCAGAACGCGCTCGATTGTGTCGCTGTCAAAATAAACATTTTCGTCGAGAATGATTTTATATCTGCTCAAAAGCGCGGAAATTTTAAAAATGTCGGCGCTGATATACATTTCGTACGCGCGCTTTTTCTCGGTGCTTTCCCGTATAATTTCGTT
Proteins encoded in this region:
- a CDS encoding Ldh family oxidoreductase, with translation MAKTINFSYETLKKFCEASFAKLGFSKLESEEITDVLLLSDLYGIESHGMQRLVRYHKGIEKGLIKVDAKPEIVFETPVSAVIEGHDGMGQLNSIFAMKKAIEKAKTSGIGIVNVRNSNHFGIAGYYAKMACDAGLIGFAVTNSEAIMVPTFCRMAMLGSNPIAMSMPAEPYPFFFDASTTVVTRGKLEVYNKNGKALPEGWALDKNGHGSTDAADVLKNIVAKNGGGIMPLGGEKEQTGSHKGYGYGMLCEIFSSILSMGITSNHTHIGGKGGTCHGFAAIDPAIFGDANAIKEHLSTFLEELRNAPKADGAEKIYTHGEKEILAYADRMKNGIDVNVNTVAEMVDFCNFVGLSVEEYLGKLDLDTAKKDSSYN
- a CDS encoding AraC family transcriptional regulator, producing the protein MINNETVNSNIPNTPVHISGGGCPAKKGEIFSRPHIHGEIELLYIADGVLRARNEEISVTAEKGEIIFINSRVVHETFSGKDGTYYSLIQFDISEMPQNHLKNTGKYLRRFLSAGECSMYVFKNGDPKTDEIRGYINEIIRESTEKKRAYEMYISADIFKISALLSRYKIILDENVYFDSDTIERVLPVLNYIDTHYREEISLDDLSKTVNLNRYYFCRLFKKATNSTFTEYLNFVRVCKAEKRLISGAGNISEISMDVGFSSVSYFNRIFKKYKGCTPSAYKKVKYAVQ